The Mesorhizobium sp. B1-1-8 genome contains a region encoding:
- a CDS encoding XRE family transcriptional regulator translates to MMDSRHRLQQARAQAGYASPSDAARALRDINKNTLISHENGNRPLSRKAAEKYGRLFGVDPGWLLFNADGAEAAPVNLTPSPVTVDVPIVSWISAGELGGQEGVVNLSDYPTIPTADLEEGEWIALRVDGPSMNKISPPDSIIFVNLRDKRLVTNGCYVISDETGRATYKRYRPNDTPPFQPASYLDIPPPALEGAITIIGRVKRSMIDM, encoded by the coding sequence ATGATGGATTCACGGCACAGATTGCAGCAGGCGCGCGCCCAGGCCGGCTATGCCTCGCCGAGCGATGCCGCGCGGGCGCTTCGCGACATCAACAAGAACACGCTGATCAGCCACGAGAACGGCAATCGGCCGCTGTCCCGCAAAGCGGCCGAGAAATACGGCCGCCTGTTCGGCGTCGATCCGGGCTGGCTCCTGTTCAATGCGGATGGCGCAGAGGCGGCGCCCGTCAACCTCACCCCCTCGCCCGTCACCGTCGACGTGCCGATCGTGTCATGGATCAGCGCCGGCGAACTCGGCGGCCAGGAGGGCGTCGTCAACCTCTCCGACTATCCGACCATTCCGACCGCCGACCTCGAGGAGGGCGAGTGGATCGCGCTGCGCGTCGACGGGCCGTCGATGAACAAGATCTCGCCGCCGGATTCGATCATCTTCGTCAATCTCAGGGACAAGCGGCTGGTGACCAATGGCTGCTATGTGATTTCAGACGAGACCGGCCGGGCCACCTACAAGCGCTACCGCCCCAACGACACCCCGCCCTTCCAGCCCGCTTCCTATCTCGACATCCCGCCGCCCGCGCTCGAAGGCGCGATCACGATCATCGGGCGGGTGAAGAGGTCGATGATCGATATGTGA
- a CDS encoding ABC transporter substrate-binding protein, protein MTDFTRRQALLLTLAAGLPLPGRARAATPQKITVALDWTINTNHVGLFVARDKGFYKDTGLDVEILPYGDTGSGTLIASRVADFGISGSLGLFTQKSAGADLKAVYAVVQSETGRVVFNADRAAIRSPKNLDGLTYGGFGSAWENALLQTIIRHDGGKGEFQTVTLGTSAYEALANGAVDFTLEVSTWEGVEAALKGLKQRSFRYADYGVPDEHTTFIASSNAFLEANPKAAAAFVQATRRGYEFAVDHPRQAGDLLVAANKDTLTNPALVHASLKALNEGHFLKSATGAIGTIDEAKVEAMGGYLFSAGILLDGEGKALKERPDFEAYFSNEFLGA, encoded by the coding sequence ATGACTGATTTCACCCGCCGCCAGGCGCTGCTTCTGACGCTGGCCGCCGGCCTGCCGCTTCCCGGACGCGCCAGGGCGGCCACGCCGCAGAAAATAACCGTGGCGCTCGACTGGACGATCAACACCAACCACGTTGGCCTGTTCGTCGCCCGAGACAAAGGTTTTTACAAGGATACCGGGCTCGACGTCGAAATCCTGCCCTATGGCGACACCGGCTCCGGCACGCTGATCGCCAGCCGCGTCGCCGATTTCGGCATTTCCGGATCGCTCGGCCTGTTTACGCAGAAGAGCGCCGGCGCGGACCTCAAGGCCGTTTATGCCGTCGTCCAGTCGGAGACCGGCCGCGTCGTCTTCAACGCCGATCGTGCCGCGATCAGAAGCCCGAAAAATCTCGACGGCCTGACCTATGGCGGCTTCGGCAGCGCCTGGGAGAACGCGCTGTTACAGACCATCATCCGCCATGACGGCGGCAAGGGCGAGTTCCAGACCGTGACGCTCGGCACCTCGGCCTATGAGGCGCTGGCCAACGGCGCGGTCGATTTCACGCTTGAAGTCTCGACCTGGGAGGGCGTCGAGGCAGCGCTGAAAGGGCTGAAGCAGCGCAGCTTCCGCTACGCCGACTACGGCGTGCCCGACGAGCACACCACCTTCATCGCTTCCAGCAACGCCTTCCTCGAGGCCAATCCGAAAGCGGCCGCGGCCTTCGTCCAGGCAACGCGGCGCGGCTATGAATTCGCCGTCGACCATCCGAGGCAAGCCGGCGACCTGCTGGTCGCGGCGAACAAGGACACGCTCACCAACCCGGCGCTGGTCCACGCCTCGCTGAAGGCGCTGAACGAAGGGCATTTCCTGAAGAGCGCGACCGGCGCCATCGGCACCATCGACGAGGCGAAGGTGGAGGCCATGGGCGGGTATTTGTTCAGTGCAGGCATCTTGCTGGACGGTGAGGGCAAGGCGCTGAAGGAGCGGCCGGATTTCGAGGCGTATTTCAGCAATGAATTTTTAGGCGCATAA
- a CDS encoding ABC transporter ATP-binding protein, with amino-acid sequence MMRLELRDVRKSFGTLEVLAGISLHVAASEFVSILGPSGAGKSTLFQLLTGGLKGEGEMLFDGAPLDGRPFAFMPQRDALMPWRRVIDNAALGLEVQGMSRRAARERVTPLLAEFGLAGFERAWPAELSGGMRQRAALLRTVVQERNMLLLDEPFGALDALTRASMQRWLEAMWQSHRWTALLITHDVREAVLLSDRIYMFSARPARVVSEIAVPLPRPRTGRADLAREAAAIEAGILDTLLGAADPQTVSRPSNGDDHD; translated from the coding sequence ATGATGCGGCTAGAACTCCGCGACGTGCGCAAAAGCTTCGGCACGCTCGAAGTGCTGGCCGGCATTTCGCTGCATGTCGCCGCCAGCGAATTCGTCTCCATCCTCGGCCCATCCGGCGCCGGCAAGTCGACCCTGTTCCAGCTTTTGACCGGCGGACTAAAAGGCGAGGGCGAGATGCTTTTCGACGGCGCGCCGCTCGATGGCCGCCCCTTCGCCTTCATGCCGCAGCGCGACGCGCTGATGCCGTGGCGGCGCGTCATCGACAATGCGGCGCTGGGGCTGGAAGTGCAGGGCATGAGCCGCCGCGCGGCACGCGAGCGCGTTACCCCGCTCCTTGCCGAATTCGGTCTCGCCGGCTTCGAGCGCGCCTGGCCGGCCGAGCTCTCGGGCGGCATGCGCCAGCGCGCGGCTTTGCTGCGCACCGTGGTGCAGGAGCGCAACATGCTTCTCCTCGACGAGCCGTTCGGCGCGCTCGATGCGCTGACCCGCGCTTCCATGCAGCGCTGGCTGGAAGCCATGTGGCAGAGCCACCGCTGGACGGCGCTGCTCATCACCCACGACGTACGCGAGGCGGTGCTGCTCTCCGACCGCATCTATATGTTTTCCGCCCGCCCGGCCCGCGTCGTCAGCGAAATCGCGGTGCCGCTGCCGCGCCCCCGCACCGGGCGCGCCGATCTCGCCCGCGAGGCCGCCGCCATCGAGGCCGGCATCCTCGACACGCTGCTTGGCGCCGCCGATCCGCAAACCGTTTCCCGACCGTCCAATGGAGATGACCATGACTGA
- a CDS encoding ABC transporter permease: MALTRITPAALAFALLLTAWELYARYGGIAPTMLPAPSRVLEQAWQNREALAENTIPTIRATSAGFACSLIAAFVLSALVDFLPRLRRALFPLLIASQTLPLVAIAPLAVLWFGFGLLPKILLVALVTFFPMMVALVEGYAATEKEIAQMLAAMGAGRWRIFRLARLPSALPYFFAGLRISITYAVVGAIFAEYAGAAKGLGIYMLSAKNNFRPDLVLAAVAVSSVLTIALFGLAVLLQRLVMPWEKAGRDRKAERSAEARQ; this comes from the coding sequence ATCGCCCTCACCAGAATCACCCCCGCCGCCCTCGCTTTCGCCTTGCTCCTCACCGCATGGGAGCTCTACGCCCGCTATGGCGGCATCGCCCCGACCATGCTGCCGGCGCCGTCGCGCGTGCTGGAGCAGGCCTGGCAGAACCGCGAGGCCTTGGCCGAAAACACCATCCCCACCATCCGCGCCACATCGGCCGGCTTTGCCTGCTCACTCATCGCTGCCTTCGTCCTTTCGGCGCTGGTCGATTTTCTCCCCCGGCTGCGCCGCGCGCTGTTTCCGCTGCTGATCGCCAGCCAGACCTTGCCGCTGGTGGCGATCGCGCCGCTGGCGGTGCTGTGGTTCGGCTTCGGCCTGCTGCCAAAGATCCTGCTGGTGGCGCTCGTGACCTTCTTCCCGATGATGGTGGCGCTGGTCGAGGGTTATGCGGCCACGGAGAAGGAGATTGCCCAGATGCTTGCCGCCATGGGGGCAGGGCGCTGGCGCATCTTCCGGCTGGCGCGCCTGCCTTCGGCGTTGCCCTATTTCTTCGCCGGCCTGCGGATCTCCATCACCTATGCTGTGGTCGGCGCGATCTTCGCCGAATATGCCGGCGCGGCGAAGGGTCTCGGCATCTATATGCTCAGCGCCAAGAACAATTTTCGACCCGATCTGGTGCTTGCCGCCGTCGCGGTCAGTTCGGTCCTCACCATTGCGCTGTTCGGCCTTGCCGTGCTGCTGCAGCGGCTCGTCATGCCTTGGGAGAAAGCCGGCCGCGACCGTAAGGCGGAGCGTTCGGCGGAGGCGCGGCAATGA
- a CDS encoding YkoF family thiamine/hydroxymethylpyrimidine-binding protein produces MFSGAQISLYPMTDDFVGVILGALGALDPYRGRLRIETDDISTLLVGPPEVLFPAMRDLFVAAAGSGRHCVLSAAISRGCPGEPDDPICRSDEIGGPTIPLDERKVAAIRAVQATPSTGQPAAAQFSLYVMGTGDHMDEIYGCIDFLKQSGVYERSKHFCTKLRGDAGAIFATLNEAFCRFGPGAGHVTLDITISANSPTAV; encoded by the coding sequence ATGTTTTCCGGCGCACAGATTTCTCTTTATCCCATGACCGACGATTTCGTCGGCGTCATCCTTGGCGCGCTCGGCGCGCTCGATCCTTACCGCGGCAGGCTCAGGATCGAGACCGACGACATCTCGACCTTGCTGGTCGGACCGCCGGAAGTGCTGTTCCCGGCCATGCGCGACCTGTTCGTGGCGGCGGCCGGGAGCGGCAGGCATTGCGTGCTCTCGGCGGCGATCTCGCGCGGCTGCCCCGGCGAGCCCGACGATCCGATCTGCCGCTCCGACGAGATCGGCGGGCCGACGATCCCGCTCGACGAGCGCAAGGTGGCCGCAATCCGCGCCGTGCAGGCGACGCCCTCGACCGGGCAGCCTGCGGCGGCGCAGTTCTCGCTCTATGTGATGGGCACTGGCGACCACATGGACGAGATCTACGGCTGCATCGATTTCCTGAAACAGTCCGGCGTCTACGAGCGCTCGAAACATTTCTGCACCAAATTGCGCGGCGATGCCGGCGCGATCTTTGCCACGCTGAACGAAGCCTTCTGCCGCTTCGGCCCAGGCGCCGGGCATGTGACCCTCGACATAACGATTTCGGCGAATAGCCCGACCGCGGTTTGA